One genomic segment of Methanothermococcus okinawensis IH1 includes these proteins:
- a CDS encoding ABC transporter ATP-binding protein has translation MTFIEVKNLWKIYGKGEAKTVVLKGLNLKIDKGEFVIITGPSGCGKSTFLNILGLLDVPNKGMVYINGKKTTLMSENERAIFRRKISGFVFQQFHLINTLTALENVELPMMLNEMDKSYRIKRAKKLLKSVGLEKRANHYPNQLSGGQMQRVAIARALANKPKIIFADEPTGNLDSKSGNQVMNMLRELHDNGITIIMVTHELEYTRYATKVVKMKDGEIIDIVEH, from the coding sequence ATGACATTTATAGAAGTGAAAAATCTGTGGAAAATATATGGAAAAGGAGAAGCTAAAACCGTAGTTTTAAAAGGATTAAATTTAAAAATAGATAAGGGAGAATTTGTAATAATAACAGGTCCAAGTGGATGTGGAAAATCCACATTTTTAAATATTCTTGGTCTATTGGATGTTCCTAATAAAGGCATGGTTTATATCAATGGTAAAAAAACTACGCTTATGAGTGAGAATGAAAGAGCCATATTTAGAAGAAAAATAAGCGGTTTTGTATTTCAGCAGTTTCATCTGATAAATACCTTAACAGCATTGGAAAATGTAGAACTCCCCATGATGCTCAATGAAATGGATAAAAGTTATCGAATAAAAAGGGCAAAAAAACTGTTAAAATCTGTTGGTCTCGAAAAACGGGCAAATCACTATCCAAATCAGTTGAGTGGGGGTCAGATGCAGAGAGTTGCAATAGCACGAGCTCTTGCAAATAAACCAAAAATAATATTTGCAGATGAACCTACGGGAAATTTAGATAGTAAAAGTGGAAATCAAGTTATGAACATGTTAAGGGAGCTCCACGATAATGGTATTACTATAATAATGGTCACTCATGAGTTGGAATACACAAGATATGCCACAAAAGTTGTAAAAATGAAAGATGGCGAAATTATAGATATTGTGGAACATTAG
- a CDS encoding AIM24 family protein: MSFFGTLETVELNDESLIVDNGNLVGFTEGLSYSLRRIGRLKSSLLGGEGVVYEFKGTGKVYIQTRNMDSFADFLMKYLPIDKK; this comes from the coding sequence ATATCATTCTTCGGAACTCTTGAAACTGTGGAATTAAATGATGAAAGTTTAATAGTTGATAACGGTAATCTTGTTGGATTCACAGAGGGATTATCCTATTCATTAAGAAGAATTGGAAGATTAAAATCATCATTACTTGGTGGGGAAGGTGTAGTTTATGAATTTAAAGGAACTGGAAAGGTGTATATCCAAACAAGAAACATGGATAGTTTTGCAGATTTTTTAATGAAATATTTGCCAATTGATAAAAAATAA
- a CDS encoding pyridoxamine 5'-phosphate oxidase family protein: protein MVKLTEEMKKSINEAIVFLATSSKDGIPNVVPMKALKVVDDETVVICDNFMHKTLKNIKENPNVAIATSDCRDNPFQYKGVAEYYTEGEWFEVAKEIDKPFDKVPKGAVVIKIKEIYNIKSGEDAGKLIAKDE, encoded by the coding sequence ATGGTAAAACTCACAGAAGAAATGAAAAAATCAATAAATGAAGCTATTGTATTTCTTGCAACATCCTCAAAAGATGGAATACCAAATGTTGTTCCTATGAAAGCTCTTAAAGTTGTAGATGATGAAACTGTTGTAATATGCGATAATTTTATGCACAAAACCTTAAAAAATATCAAAGAAAATCCAAATGTAGCTATTGCAACATCAGATTGTAGGGACAATCCATTCCAATACAAAGGTGTTGCAGAATACTATACCGAAGGAGAATGGTTCGAAGTTGCAAAAGAAATAGATAAACCATTTGATAAAGTTCCAAAAGGAGCAGTTGTAATAAAAATAAAAGAGATATACAATATAAAATCAGGAGAAGATGCTGGAAAATTAATAGCAAAAGATGAATAA
- a CDS encoding 50S ribosomal protein L14e gives MSAIEVGRVCIKTLGREAGKTCVVVDILDKNFVVIDGNVKRRRCNIKHIEPTDKKVEIEKGASTEEVKLALDTAGLL, from the coding sequence ATGTCAGCAATAGAAGTAGGAAGAGTATGCATTAAAACATTAGGTAGAGAAGCAGGAAAAACCTGCGTTGTTGTAGATATATTGGATAAAAACTTTGTTGTAATAGATGGAAATGTTAAAAGAAGAAGATGCAATATAAAACACATCGAACCAACAGATAAAAAAGTTGAAATTGAAAAAGGAGCTTCAACAGAAGAAGTAAAATTAGCATTAGATACAGCAGGCTTATTATAA
- the cmk gene encoding (d)CMP kinase, which yields MIITIGGLPGTGTTTMSKLIAEKYNLKHVCAGFIFRDMAKEKNMTLQEFSKYAEEHPEIDKEIDKKQVELAKKGNIVLEGRLAAWMLKNNNINPTLSIWLRAPPMVRCERISERENEDINTALTKMINRENSEKKRYKEIYNIDIDDLSIYDIVIDSSTWNINGVFNIICEAIDNLENK from the coding sequence ATGATAATAACCATTGGAGGACTGCCAGGAACAGGAACTACAACGATGTCAAAGCTAATAGCTGAAAAATATAACCTCAAACATGTATGTGCAGGTTTTATATTTAGAGATATGGCAAAAGAGAAAAACATGACATTGCAAGAATTCAGCAAATATGCAGAAGAACATCCTGAAATTGATAAAGAAATAGATAAGAAACAGGTAGAATTGGCAAAAAAAGGAAATATAGTTCTTGAAGGCAGGCTTGCAGCATGGATGCTTAAAAATAACAATATAAATCCAACATTATCGATATGGTTGAGAGCTCCTCCAATGGTAAGATGTGAAAGAATAAGTGAAAGAGAAAACGAAGACATCAACACCGCATTAACTAAAATGATAAATAGAGAAAATAGTGAGAAGAAGAGATACAAAGAAATATACAATATCGATATAGATGATTTGTCAATATATGATATTGTAATCGATTCTTCAACATGGAATATAAACGGAGTGTTTAATATCATCTGTGAAGCAATAGATAATTTAGAAAATAAATAA
- a CDS encoding 50S ribosomal protein L34e: MPAPRYKSGSFKKISRRAPGNKTVLHYRREKPSNARCACCGALLNGVPKGRAYQIAKLSKTEKRPERPYGGYLCPKCLKRLIIEKARNL, from the coding sequence ATGCCTGCTCCAAGATATAAATCAGGTTCATTTAAAAAAATATCAAGGAGAGCTCCTGGAAACAAGACTGTATTGCATTACAGAAGAGAAAAACCTTCAAATGCAAGATGTGCATGTTGTGGAGCTCTTTTGAATGGTGTTCCAAAAGGAAGAGCATATCAAATAGCAAAACTATCAAAGACCGAAAAAAGACCTGAAAGACCTTATGGTGGCTATTTGTGCCCTAAATGTCTTAAAAGGTTAATAATTGAAAAAGCAAGAAATTTATAA
- a CDS encoding acylphosphatase encodes MATTYELKIYGKVQHVGFRNRIEDIGRGLGINGIVYNYKDETVRILANFNSEKKKRLFKEVIKELEEDDNLISIDKIEERELKSYIEFPKGINRISADDLIELNKKLDEGVKYIKMIFGVLDDVKKGQDTIIRGQEEMKEILKEIRDELRNKN; translated from the coding sequence ATGGCTACAACCTATGAATTAAAAATATATGGAAAAGTTCAGCATGTTGGTTTTAGAAATAGAATAGAAGATATCGGAAGAGGTTTGGGTATAAATGGGATAGTGTATAATTATAAGGATGAAACTGTAAGGATTTTAGCAAACTTCAACTCTGAAAAAAAGAAAAGATTATTTAAAGAAGTAATAAAAGAATTGGAAGAGGATGACAACCTAATAAGTATTGACAAAATCGAAGAGAGGGAATTAAAATCATATATTGAATTTCCAAAAGGTATAAACAGAATATCCGCAGATGATTTAATAGAACTTAATAAAAAACTCGATGAAGGAGTTAAATATATTAAAATGATATTTGGGGTTTTGGATGATGTTAAAAAAGGGCAGGATACAATAATAAGAGGTCAAGAGGAAATGAAGGAAATTTTAAAAGAGATTAGGGATGAACTAAGAAATAAAAATTAA
- a CDS encoding EMC3/TMCO1 family protein — protein MFGSIFNIFYNSLDAVFMPLIKYMAPSIAIFIIAFIVSFIINLATKLLVNQERMAELKKEVQEFQVKAKKAAKDPELMKQLQEEQQKMMAMQMEMMKMSFKPMIYTWVPIIAIFAYLRHVYGFGGVFHHLVPGWDGIVVHLPIILSKILFVSAFHWLGGMFYHGGFGVVSNEALGWLGWYILCSMATSMTLRKVMGIK, from the coding sequence ATGTTTGGATCTATTTTCAATATATTTTACAATTCATTAGATGCAGTATTTATGCCACTTATTAAATATATGGCTCCATCTATTGCCATATTCATAATAGCGTTTATTGTTTCATTTATAATAAATTTAGCTACAAAATTACTTGTTAATCAAGAAAGGATGGCAGAATTAAAAAAAGAAGTTCAAGAATTCCAAGTTAAAGCAAAAAAAGCAGCAAAAGATCCCGAGCTCATGAAACAATTGCAGGAAGAACAGCAAAAAATGATGGCAATGCAGATGGAAATGATGAAGATGAGTTTCAAACCTATGATATATACATGGGTTCCAATTATAGCCATATTTGCATATTTAAGACATGTTTATGGTTTTGGAGGTGTTTTCCATCATTTAGTACCTGGATGGGATGGAATAGTGGTTCATCTTCCAATAATCTTATCAAAAATATTATTTGTATCAGCTTTCCACTGGCTCGGAGGTATGTTTTATCATGGCGGATTTGGTGTAGTTTCCAATGAAGCACTTGGATGGCTTGGATGGTATATTCTATGTTCAATGGCCACATCCATGACACTAAGAAAAGTAATGGGTATAAAATAA
- a CDS encoding adenylate kinase produces MKNKLVVITGVPGVGGTTITQKAIDVLKEEGINYKMVNFGTVMFEVAKAENLVEDRDQMRKLDPDTQKRIQKMAGRKIAEMAMQSPVAVDTHSTVKTPKGYLPGLPIWVLDELQPDIIVVVETTGDEILMRRLGDETRNRDLEMTKNIEEHQFMNRCAAMAYGVLTGATVKIVKNRNKLLDDAIEELVSVLR; encoded by the coding sequence ATGAAAAATAAATTAGTAGTTATTACAGGAGTTCCCGGTGTAGGGGGCACTACAATTACGCAGAAGGCAATTGATGTATTGAAAGAAGAAGGTATTAACTATAAAATGGTTAATTTTGGAACTGTGATGTTTGAAGTAGCAAAAGCTGAAAATCTTGTAGAGGACAGGGACCAAATGAGAAAATTAGACCCTGATACTCAAAAAAGAATCCAAAAAATGGCTGGAAGAAAAATAGCAGAAATGGCTATGCAATCTCCCGTTGCAGTAGACACCCACAGCACAGTTAAAACACCTAAGGGATACTTACCAGGTCTTCCAATATGGGTATTGGATGAGCTCCAACCCGATATAATTGTGGTTGTTGAGACAACAGGCGATGAGATTTTAATGAGAAGATTAGGCGATGAAACAAGAAATAGGGATTTAGAAATGACTAAAAATATAGAGGAACACCAGTTCATGAATAGATGTGCTGCAATGGCTTATGGGGTATTAACAGGAGCTACTGTCAAAATAGTTAAAAACAGGAACAAATTATTGGATGATGCTATTGAGGAATTGGTTTCAGTTTTAAGATAA
- a CDS encoding Sjogren's syndrome/scleroderma autoantigen 1 family protein, with translation MQHGSKYEKENDVVKIASKEMLKGSKMLGKHCKKCGFPLFEDKKGNVYCPNCEYKRIINKDTNNKIENEMKKEAIFKQSPSETKEKEINNINNMNNVNINNIINKKINYLFKKLDDEYEVGRIVEIGIAIEMLIKLNNDLNNSR, from the coding sequence ATGCAACATGGGAGTAAATATGAAAAAGAGAACGATGTTGTAAAAATTGCATCCAAGGAAATGTTAAAGGGTTCTAAAATGCTTGGAAAACACTGCAAAAAATGTGGTTTTCCATTATTTGAAGATAAAAAAGGGAATGTATATTGCCCAAATTGTGAGTATAAAAGAATTATCAATAAAGACACCAATAATAAAATAGAAAATGAAATGAAAAAAGAAGCGATTTTTAAACAATCTCCAAGTGAAACTAAGGAAAAAGAGATAAATAATATAAATAATATGAATAATGTAAATATAAATAATATTATAAATAAAAAAATAAATTATTTATTTAAAAAATTGGATGATGAATATGAAGTAGGTAGGATAGTTGAAATAGGAATAGCTATCGAAATGCTGATTAAATTAAACAATGATTTAAATAATAGTAGGTAA
- the gatE gene encoding Glu-tRNA(Gln) amidotransferase subunit GatE — MEVDYKNLGLKVGLEIHQQLNTKRKLFCNCPTTIRDDKPDGEIRRILRTSQSEMGEIDKAALIESKKGKTFIYQYYNDTTCLVELDEEPPHPPSEEAIKTALQVSCLMNMNIVDEIHTMRKIVIDGSNTSGFQRTMFISNDGYIETEYGKVGITSLCLEEDACRKIEDGKDYIIYRLDRLGIPLLEITTEPDITSPKMGKEAARRIGMILRATGKVKRGLGTIRQDVNISIKNGARIEVKGVQNLDLIEKIIENEVIRQINLLEIAGALKERDAKIVDNIIDITELLKNTKSKVIKNALKKKNGKIKAVLLKGFGGLVGKEIQPGRRLGTELSDRAKVIAGVGGLFHTDELPNYGITQEEVNMLKEYVKEQLKTEITEKDAIVLVADEEHKVDRALNAIIERAQEAIKGVPEETRKALENGNTSYLRPLPGSARMYPETDIPAIKINKKVIEDIKNNLPEMPEEKLERFMKEYNLNKDLAEIMVMSHRVELFEKLCKKYKDKNIKPTLIATTLEGTLREIKREGYNVDVLTERHFNEVFDGLSNKKMSKEAVIEVLKGFAEYPEKDLNEILEIKGLKSLSKEEVEDIITDIINQNIDIVKSKGMGAMGMLMGRCMAVLRGKADGKLINSILKDKLTNMQ, encoded by the coding sequence ATGGAAGTGGATTATAAAAATTTAGGATTAAAGGTAGGTTTAGAGATACACCAGCAATTAAATACAAAGAGGAAGCTTTTTTGCAACTGTCCCACTACAATAAGGGATGATAAACCCGATGGTGAGATTAGAAGGATATTAAGAACATCCCAAAGTGAGATGGGGGAAATTGATAAAGCTGCACTTATCGAATCTAAAAAAGGTAAAACATTTATATATCAATACTACAACGATACAACATGTTTAGTTGAATTGGATGAAGAACCACCACATCCACCATCAGAAGAAGCCATAAAAACTGCATTGCAGGTATCTTGTTTAATGAACATGAATATAGTCGATGAAATTCATACTATGAGAAAAATAGTAATTGATGGTTCAAATACATCAGGATTTCAAAGAACCATGTTTATTTCCAATGATGGATACATTGAAACAGAATACGGAAAAGTGGGTATTACAAGTTTATGTTTGGAGGAAGACGCTTGTAGAAAAATAGAAGATGGGAAAGATTACATAATATATCGTCTTGACAGATTGGGAATACCACTATTGGAAATTACCACAGAACCAGACATTACATCTCCAAAGATGGGGAAAGAAGCTGCAAGACGAATAGGTATGATATTAAGGGCTACTGGTAAGGTAAAAAGAGGTCTTGGGACGATAAGACAGGATGTAAATATATCGATTAAAAATGGGGCAAGGATAGAGGTTAAAGGGGTTCAAAATCTTGATTTAATTGAGAAAATAATTGAAAATGAAGTAATTAGGCAGATTAATCTATTGGAAATAGCAGGTGCATTAAAGGAAAGGGATGCCAAAATTGTAGATAATATAATTGATATAACGGAGCTCCTAAAAAACACAAAATCAAAAGTTATTAAAAATGCCTTAAAAAAGAAAAATGGAAAAATAAAAGCTGTATTGTTAAAAGGATTTGGAGGGCTTGTTGGAAAAGAAATTCAACCAGGTAGAAGACTCGGAACTGAATTATCAGACAGGGCAAAGGTGATTGCAGGAGTAGGTGGATTGTTTCACACGGACGAGCTCCCAAATTACGGCATTACTCAGGAAGAGGTGAATATGTTAAAGGAATATGTTAAAGAACAGCTTAAAACAGAAATTACCGAAAAAGATGCCATAGTTCTCGTAGCTGATGAAGAACATAAGGTGGATAGGGCATTAAATGCAATCATTGAAAGAGCTCAGGAGGCCATTAAGGGAGTTCCTGAGGAAACTAGAAAAGCACTTGAAAATGGAAATACTTCCTATTTAAGACCGCTTCCTGGCTCTGCAAGAATGTATCCAGAAACCGATATTCCCGCCATAAAAATAAATAAAAAAGTTATCGAAGACATAAAAAACAATTTACCAGAGATGCCTGAGGAAAAATTGGAAAGATTTATGAAAGAGTATAATTTAAATAAGGATTTGGCAGAAATTATGGTAATGTCTCATCGTGTTGAATTATTCGAAAAATTATGTAAAAAATATAAGGATAAAAACATAAAACCAACGCTAATTGCCACAACATTGGAGGGAACATTGAGAGAAATTAAAAGGGAAGGCTATAATGTGGATGTTTTAACTGAAAGACACTTTAATGAGGTATTTGATGGATTATCCAATAAAAAAATGTCAAAAGAGGCTGTTATTGAGGTATTAAAAGGATTTGCAGAATATCCTGAAAAGGATTTGAATGAGATTTTGGAAATAAAAGGTCTTAAATCACTATCAAAAGAAGAGGTTGAGGATATAATAACCGATATAATAAATCAAAATATAGATATTGTAAAAAGCAAAGGTATGGGTGCTATGGGAATGTTAATGGGTAGATGTATGGCAGTTCTTAGGGGTAAAGCCGATGGAAAATTAATAAACAGCATATTGAAGGATAAACTAACAAATATGCAATAA
- a CDS encoding helicase HerA domain-containing protein, which translates to MKEIIGYVVGETTTTELSFLSDKIPEIGSYVSIKYDDGMEILGMIEGVMQGCPVFDEVLNVKDLLKLKKLEIEDSFYIMGKIKVLGDINYKKIPRVPPKPGTEVYAADENTLKRMFSNGDIEIGKLISKDIPVKLDVNKLCSRHLAILAITGMGKSNTVAVLLSELSKLNATVLVCDVHGEYKGIESYDSDNKLKTHIIKPKINIYNIGSGSLADLAGVDAQATKQRPYIRKAIKNVKNRYRESDFNSAEDYINEVIIELESFMEINKKDADSIQTAIFRLEDMLQFKKHLIALHYNPIEEIRDNHINILSLESLDENDMDVIVSYFSKEILKDRKDSLRNGAPKPIFIIFEEAHLIVPQNRYTKSKLYISRIAREGRKFGVGICLVSQRPKTLDQESLSQCNNLIISKLIEPSDQAHVQHASENLSEDLLKQLPGLNVGEAVILGPALNIPAIVKINRFNGDYGGKDLNIVNIWNNNSNNYNNEKRLSSDDMFGGLD; encoded by the coding sequence ATGAAAGAAATTATAGGATATGTAGTTGGAGAAACCACAACTACTGAGCTCTCATTTTTATCAGATAAAATTCCAGAAATTGGTAGTTATGTTTCTATAAAATACGACGATGGAATGGAGATTCTTGGAATGATTGAAGGGGTAATGCAAGGATGCCCTGTTTTTGATGAAGTGCTAAATGTAAAAGACCTATTAAAGTTAAAAAAATTGGAAATTGAGGATTCATTTTACATTATGGGTAAAATAAAGGTTTTAGGAGATATAAATTACAAGAAAATTCCAAGGGTTCCTCCAAAACCCGGAACTGAGGTATATGCCGCTGATGAAAATACATTAAAAAGGATGTTTTCGAATGGAGATATTGAGATAGGGAAGCTTATTTCAAAGGATATTCCTGTTAAATTGGATGTAAATAAATTATGTTCAAGGCATTTGGCAATACTTGCAATTACAGGTATGGGAAAATCAAATACCGTTGCCGTGCTACTATCGGAGCTCAGTAAATTAAATGCCACCGTGCTTGTGTGTGATGTGCATGGGGAGTATAAAGGCATTGAATCCTACGACTCAGATAATAAATTAAAAACTCATATTATAAAACCTAAAATAAATATATACAATATTGGTAGCGGTAGTTTAGCAGATTTAGCTGGCGTAGATGCCCAAGCTACAAAACAAAGACCTTATATTAGAAAAGCCATTAAAAATGTAAAAAATCGATATAGAGAAAGCGATTTTAACTCTGCGGAGGATTATATAAATGAAGTAATAATAGAACTTGAATCATTTATGGAAATCAATAAAAAAGATGCCGATAGCATTCAAACCGCAATTTTTAGATTGGAAGATATGCTACAATTTAAAAAGCATTTAATAGCTCTTCATTATAATCCAATAGAGGAGATAAGGGATAACCATATAAATATACTTTCACTTGAAAGCTTGGATGAAAACGATATGGATGTTATTGTTTCATACTTTTCAAAGGAAATATTGAAAGATAGAAAGGACTCTTTAAGAAACGGAGCTCCGAAACCTATATTTATAATATTTGAAGAGGCTCATCTTATCGTTCCACAGAACAGATATACAAAATCAAAATTATATATATCGAGAATAGCCCGAGAAGGAAGAAAATTTGGGGTTGGAATATGCCTTGTATCCCAAAGACCAAAGACACTTGACCAGGAGTCATTATCCCAGTGTAATAATTTAATAATTTCAAAATTGATAGAGCCTTCTGACCAAGCACATGTGCAACATGCCTCTGAAAATCTAAGTGAGGACTTACTTAAACAACTCCCCGGGTTAAATGTTGGTGAGGCTGTAATACTTGGTCCTGCATTAAATATCCCTGCAATAGTTAAAATAAATAGATTTAATGGAGATTATGGGGGAAAGGATTTAAATATCGTAAATATATGGAATAATAACAGCAATAATTACAACAACGAAAAACGGCTCTCATCCGATGATATGTTTGGAGGACTGGATTAA
- a CDS encoding YkgJ family cysteine cluster protein, which yields MSSTNWEITFDGITYECINCGYCCSCKDWRIYLSYFDTLKLKEYEEYIEEIKEDITGLGFTKRLKTNNRGCVLLNSNNLCNIQLKKGYEFKPIMCKLFPFSFMVKWNGDLLLIIKHYCNGIKKGKCDDKIIKHAIECCEELYLDEMDEIINMGMEHSTKTRLNNNTLISWEEREELGRYIFDSSNLEELSEKCKEVLNIDIFKDMKKLNHDSEIFIKNEEEIIRYLGELNRREHFRKLSFKKEIYYLLNIGKELSKYSDIFKGEGVIDSKILNYHK from the coding sequence GTGAGCTCTACGAATTGGGAGATAACATTTGATGGTATAACTTATGAATGTATCAACTGTGGATATTGTTGTAGCTGTAAGGATTGGAGAATATATTTATCATATTTTGATACTTTGAAGTTAAAGGAATATGAAGAATATATCGAAGAAATAAAAGAAGATATTACAGGGTTGGGATTCACTAAACGACTCAAAACAAACAATAGGGGCTGCGTTCTTTTAAACAGTAACAATTTATGCAATATTCAACTTAAAAAAGGGTATGAATTTAAACCTATTATGTGTAAATTATTTCCATTTAGTTTTATGGTAAAATGGAATGGAGATTTGCTTTTAATAATTAAGCATTACTGCAACGGTATTAAAAAAGGAAAATGCGATGATAAAATAATTAAACATGCCATAGAATGTTGTGAAGAATTATATCTTGATGAAATGGATGAAATAATAAATATGGGGATGGAACATTCCACAAAAACCAGACTAAACAATAATACATTAATCTCATGGGAAGAGCGAGAGGAGCTCGGAAGATATATTTTTGACAGTAGTAATTTGGAGGAGCTCTCTGAAAAATGTAAAGAGGTTTTGAATATTGATATATTTAAAGATATGAAAAAATTAAATCATGATAGCGAAATATTTATTAAAAATGAAGAAGAGATAATAAGATATTTAGGAGAACTTAATAGAAGAGAACATTTTAGAAAACTAAGTTTTAAAAAAGAGATATACTACCTGTTAAATATTGGAAAAGAATTGAGTAAATATAGTGACATATTCAAAGGTGAAGGGGTTATCGATTCAAAAATCTTAAATTACCATAAATAA
- a CDS encoding zinc ribbon domain-containing protein: MATITPINEEEKMSILAGLRSRVPATKLITLKKISDIADMHPESLQYMDMDDKRTLQEIISSVERIINIDTDAVLKREALISLEKIKKALGAKFTRDLITCKNCGEIIDLGWEYCANCGANITNMEFEGIERCKNCNKHISEEWTYCAHCGVLLKEKEEKNLVCPNCRRPVDPSWMVCPYCGYRLKKIK; the protein is encoded by the coding sequence ATGGCTACAATAACACCAATCAATGAAGAAGAGAAAATGAGTATATTGGCAGGACTTAGAAGTCGTGTTCCTGCTACAAAATTAATAACTTTAAAAAAAATTTCAGATATTGCAGATATGCACCCTGAATCATTGCAATATATGGATATGGATGATAAAAGAACATTACAGGAAATAATAAGTTCAGTTGAAAGGATAATTAATATAGATACGGATGCCGTATTAAAAAGAGAAGCGTTAATCTCTCTTGAAAAAATAAAAAAGGCCTTAGGGGCCAAATTTACCCGAGATTTAATAACTTGCAAAAATTGTGGTGAAATCATAGATTTGGGATGGGAATACTGTGCAAACTGTGGAGCCAATATCACCAACATGGAATTTGAAGGTATAGAAAGATGTAAAAATTGTAATAAACATATTTCTGAAGAATGGACATATTGTGCCCACTGCGGAGTTTTATTAAAGGAAAAAGAAGAAAAAAATTTAGTATGTCCCAATTGTAGAAGACCTGTTGACCCTTCATGGATGGTTTGCCCATATTGTGGTTACAGGCTCAAAAAGATAAAATAA
- a CDS encoding MBL fold metallo-hydrolase yields MRVEIIFLGAGGGRWETISQNKGTGGFRIHTEKTRLHIDPGPGALVRMNELKISPWSTNALFVSHDHPDHYTDAEIIIEAMTNGMIKKRGYVISNISVLEGFGIYENAISKYHQSKPERVYLLNPKDSVDILDVNLTATKTKHGDPFGIGVRVKTNKGDIGYTSDTEYMESLIEDFNGVRVLIANVVRKKNERIKGHLCSNDLIDLLNEMSNKPEIAVMNHMGLKMTNPIKECEYISKNTNVNVIPAKIGLKIELLEESCAVSNVLKN; encoded by the coding sequence TTGCGTGTTGAAATAATTTTTTTAGGTGCAGGTGGAGGAAGATGGGAAACTATTTCACAGAATAAAGGAACGGGCGGTTTTAGAATACATACTGAAAAAACAAGATTACACATAGACCCAGGTCCCGGAGCTCTTGTAAGGATGAATGAGTTAAAAATATCGCCATGGAGCACAAACGCCTTATTTGTATCTCATGACCATCCAGACCATTATACCGATGCTGAGATTATTATAGAGGCTATGACAAACGGTATGATAAAAAAAAGAGGTTATGTAATAAGCAATATTTCAGTTTTGGAAGGATTTGGGATTTACGAAAATGCAATATCAAAATATCACCAATCAAAACCTGAAAGGGTTTATTTGTTAAACCCAAAGGATTCTGTGGATATTTTAGATGTTAATTTAACGGCAACAAAGACAAAACATGGGGACCCTTTTGGAATTGGCGTAAGGGTAAAAACCAATAAGGGAGATATCGGATATACCAGCGATACGGAATATATGGAGTCATTAATTGAAGATTTTAATGGAGTAAGGGTGCTTATAGCAAATGTTGTTAGGAAAAAAAATGAGCGTATAAAAGGACATTTATGTTCAAACGATTTGATAGATTTATTGAACGAAATGAGTAATAAACCAGAAATTGCAGTTATGAATCATATGGGTTTGAAAATGACCAATCCTATTAAAGAGTGCGAATATATATCAAAAAATACAAATGTTAATGTAATTCCTGCAAAAATAGGATTAAAAATTGAACTTTTAGAAGAATCATGTGCTGTATCAAATGTTCTAAAAAATTAA